A portion of the Verrucomicrobiota bacterium genome contains these proteins:
- the xylA gene encoding xylose isomerase produces MKRPSKEFFPGISKIQYEGPRSRNPLAFKYYNPDEVVAGKSMREQLRFSVTYWHTIRGQLSDMFGVGTAVRPWEDGTNSMKMAETRVRVAFEFMEKLGVPFYAFHDRDVAPEGRNLRETNRNLDAIVKELKQEQQRTGIGLLWGTACLFVHPRFVHGAATSCNADVFAYAGAQVKKAIEVTHVLKGEGYVFWGGREGYSTLLNTDLKREMDHLGAFLHMAVDHKKAIGFKGQFYIEPKPKEPTKHQYDSDAAACLNFLREYDLLRDFKLNLETNHATLAGHTMQHELEVAIAADALGSIDANTGDLLLGWDTDQFPTNIYLTTEIMLSILKMGGLKTGGTNFDAKVRRESFEPVDLFHAHVGGMDAFGRGLKIAAAIRKDGRLAEFVQKRYSSWDSGIGAKIEAGKASFEDLEAYMLKKGDIAPNTSGRQEFLENLINEFI; encoded by the coding sequence ATGAAAAGGCCATCCAAAGAATTCTTCCCAGGTATTTCAAAAATCCAATACGAAGGGCCACGTTCGAGAAATCCTCTCGCCTTCAAATATTACAATCCGGACGAGGTCGTCGCGGGCAAATCCATGCGCGAGCAACTTCGGTTCTCGGTCACTTACTGGCACACCATTCGCGGCCAGTTATCGGACATGTTCGGCGTGGGCACGGCCGTTCGGCCGTGGGAAGACGGCACCAATTCGATGAAGATGGCCGAGACGCGCGTCCGCGTGGCCTTTGAGTTCATGGAGAAACTCGGCGTGCCGTTCTACGCGTTTCATGACCGCGACGTGGCGCCCGAGGGGCGCAACTTGCGCGAAACGAATCGAAACCTCGACGCCATTGTGAAGGAGCTGAAGCAGGAGCAACAGCGCACGGGCATTGGGTTGCTTTGGGGCACGGCGTGCCTGTTTGTCCATCCGCGTTTCGTGCATGGCGCGGCGACCAGTTGCAACGCGGACGTGTTTGCCTACGCCGGCGCGCAGGTGAAGAAAGCCATTGAGGTCACACACGTATTGAAAGGCGAAGGTTATGTTTTTTGGGGTGGACGCGAAGGTTACAGCACATTGCTGAACACCGACCTCAAGCGCGAGATGGATCACCTCGGTGCGTTCCTCCACATGGCCGTGGATCACAAGAAGGCCATCGGATTCAAAGGCCAGTTCTACATCGAGCCGAAGCCCAAGGAGCCAACCAAACATCAATACGATTCCGACGCGGCGGCGTGCCTGAATTTCCTGCGCGAGTACGACCTGCTGCGCGATTTCAAGCTTAACCTCGAAACCAATCACGCCACGCTCGCTGGCCACACGATGCAGCATGAACTCGAGGTGGCCATCGCTGCCGATGCGCTTGGCTCGATTGACGCCAACACCGGCGACCTGTTGCTCGGCTGGGACACGGATCAATTCCCTACCAACATCTATCTGACCACGGAGATCATGCTTTCGATCCTCAAGATGGGCGGTTTAAAGACCGGCGGGACCAACTTCGACGCCAAGGTGCGCCGCGAAAGCTTCGAGCCGGTGGACTTGTTCCACGCTCACGTCGGCGGCATGGACGCGTTTGGGCGCGGCCTGAAGATCGCCGCCGCCATTCGCAAGGATGGGCGGCTGGCTGAGTTTGTGCAGAAGCGGTACAGCTCGTGGGACAGCGGCATCGGCGCGAAAATAGAAGCCGGCAAAGCCAGTTTCGAAGACCTCGAAGCCTACATGCTCAAGAAAGGTGATATCGCGCCAAACACCAGTGGCCGGCAGGAGTTTCTCGAAAACCTGATCAACGAGTTCATCTGA